The following are from one region of the Rhodopirellula sp. P2 genome:
- the acuI gene encoding acrylyl-CoA reductase (NADPH), which produces MRGVLVTKNDKDLTATLQEIDEQQLPQGDVTIRVHWSSFNYKDVLAITGEVPVIRSFPMVPGIDLAGVIESSDDDRYQVGQEVLVTGYGIGEAHWGGYAELARVPGDWLVPLPAGLSLRQSMAIGTAGFTAMLCVMALERGGVTPEQGPILVTGAGGGVGSVAISLLSKLGYEVAAVSGRPEAAGYLKELGADEVLPRSDFSQPGKPLGKELWAGAIDVVGSHTLANICASTKYDGVVTACGLAGGMDFPATVAPFILRGVTLAGIDSVQCKQPRRSEAWQRLVRDLDLAKLETMINEIQLDDVIETAKNWHHSDHRGRVVVAVHG; this is translated from the coding sequence ATGCGCGGCGTCTTGGTCACGAAGAACGACAAGGACTTGACCGCAACGTTGCAGGAAATCGATGAGCAACAGTTGCCCCAGGGAGACGTGACCATTCGAGTGCATTGGTCCAGTTTCAACTACAAGGATGTGCTTGCGATCACCGGAGAAGTGCCGGTGATTCGATCGTTCCCGATGGTGCCAGGGATCGACTTGGCCGGGGTGATCGAATCCAGCGACGATGATCGCTACCAAGTTGGGCAAGAGGTTTTGGTGACCGGCTACGGCATCGGCGAGGCTCATTGGGGAGGGTATGCCGAATTGGCTCGCGTGCCTGGCGATTGGTTGGTGCCGTTGCCCGCAGGATTGTCGCTGCGTCAATCGATGGCGATCGGGACCGCTGGTTTCACCGCGATGTTGTGTGTGATGGCGTTGGAACGTGGCGGCGTCACGCCTGAGCAAGGCCCGATCTTGGTGACCGGTGCGGGCGGAGGCGTGGGCAGCGTTGCGATCAGTTTGCTATCGAAACTGGGGTACGAGGTCGCTGCGGTTTCGGGACGCCCGGAAGCAGCGGGCTATTTGAAAGAGTTGGGAGCCGACGAAGTCTTGCCGCGATCCGATTTTTCGCAGCCCGGCAAACCGCTGGGCAAAGAACTTTGGGCGGGCGCGATCGACGTGGTCGGCAGTCACACGCTTGCGAACATCTGCGCGTCGACCAAGTACGACGGTGTCGTGACTGCATGCGGGTTGGCCGGTGGCATGGACTTTCCCGCCACCGTGGCTCCGTTCATCCTGCGTGGGGTGACGTTGGCTGGCATCGACAGCGTTCAATGCAAGCAACCTCGACGCTCGGAAGCTTGGCAGCGATTGGTGCGTGACTTGGATCTCGCGAAATTGGAAACCATGATCAACGAGATTCAACTGGACGACGTGATCGAAACGGCCAAGAATTGGCATCACAGTGATCACCGCGGACGCGTCGTCGTGGCGGTTCACGGTTAG
- a CDS encoding DUF5060 domain-containing protein — MRRPAFAFHWFLFSCLLVGHTAAGANETPQQWEVTELRFQVDSLANNPVDTPFSATFANDAGQSLKVPGFYDGNQTYCIRFTPPASGQWTYTTASPNTELHDQTGKLNAAPAANARRGGIELDPNNDRQFQFQNGDRYFPIAFECDWLFALDAENADDIPQTRKFVDTLAENGFNQVVLNVFAYDVKWAKDDRLNPKYEYGSPKVYPFAGDNESPDHSKLNIEYFQRLDRVIESLDQKGIAAHLMVYVWNKRVNWPEANSAADNRYFDYVVRRYQAYPNLIWDISKEALGYGHNDVNYIHGRIQRLREQDAYKRLITVHDYGYCRRFADKIDFVSVQLWQSELYHVMREVCKNIPGKPILNIEHGGYEKGPYVVFNGNYTSPEVCLERSYQCVFAGTFPTHYWQGAAWNVIVPDITELAPEDRPRLDYYRHLKTLVEKYDLGNLIAGDKHSNAGFSLHNGKGQILYYVPKENDFLGLRLPSEVRGQMMSLTWFNPFDGTFSETTQQKIDPWPAVKVPGEKGFRILILKHPVPRD; from the coding sequence ATGCGTCGACCAGCTTTCGCGTTCCATTGGTTTCTCTTCAGTTGCCTGTTGGTCGGACACACCGCCGCTGGAGCGAACGAAACACCGCAACAATGGGAAGTCACCGAGCTTCGATTCCAAGTCGACTCTTTGGCAAACAATCCGGTCGACACACCGTTCTCCGCGACCTTCGCCAACGACGCCGGGCAGTCACTCAAAGTCCCCGGCTTCTACGACGGAAATCAAACGTATTGCATCCGCTTCACGCCCCCGGCGTCAGGCCAGTGGACCTACACGACAGCGTCGCCCAACACCGAGCTCCACGATCAAACCGGCAAGCTGAACGCCGCCCCCGCGGCCAACGCACGTCGTGGCGGAATCGAACTGGATCCCAACAACGATCGCCAGTTCCAATTTCAAAACGGCGATCGCTACTTCCCGATCGCTTTTGAATGCGATTGGTTGTTCGCTCTCGACGCCGAAAACGCGGACGACATTCCCCAGACCCGAAAGTTCGTCGACACGCTGGCGGAAAACGGATTCAACCAAGTCGTCCTGAATGTGTTCGCCTACGACGTCAAATGGGCCAAGGACGATCGCCTGAACCCCAAGTACGAATACGGCAGCCCCAAGGTCTACCCATTCGCTGGCGACAACGAATCCCCCGATCACTCGAAACTCAACATCGAGTACTTTCAACGACTCGATCGCGTGATCGAATCCCTCGATCAAAAGGGCATCGCCGCTCACCTGATGGTCTACGTTTGGAACAAACGCGTGAACTGGCCGGAAGCCAACTCAGCCGCCGACAACCGCTACTTCGATTACGTCGTCCGTCGCTACCAAGCCTACCCGAACCTGATCTGGGACATCTCCAAAGAAGCTCTCGGGTACGGCCACAACGACGTCAACTACATCCACGGCCGCATCCAGCGTCTGCGAGAACAGGATGCCTACAAGCGTTTGATCACCGTGCACGATTACGGTTACTGCCGACGCTTCGCCGACAAGATCGATTTCGTTTCCGTTCAGCTCTGGCAATCCGAGCTGTACCACGTGATGCGTGAGGTCTGCAAAAATATCCCTGGCAAACCAATCCTCAACATCGAACACGGCGGCTATGAAAAAGGTCCCTACGTGGTCTTCAACGGCAACTACACGTCACCAGAGGTCTGCCTGGAACGATCCTACCAGTGCGTTTTCGCCGGCACGTTCCCAACCCACTACTGGCAAGGCGCTGCGTGGAACGTCATCGTCCCCGACATCACCGAACTCGCCCCCGAAGACCGTCCGCGACTGGACTACTACCGGCACCTGAAAACCCTGGTCGAAAAGTACGACCTCGGCAATCTGATCGCCGGTGACAAACACAGCAACGCAGGCTTCAGCCTTCACAACGGCAAGGGACAAATCCTCTACTACGTCCCCAAAGAAAATGACTTCTTGGGATTGCGTCTGCCCAGCGAAGTCCGCGGGCAGATGATGAGTCTGACCTGGTTCAACCCCTTCGATGGCACGTTCAGTGAAACGACCCAGCAGAAGATTGACCCGTGGCCCGCCGTCAAAGTCCCCGGCGAGAAGGGGTTCCGGATTTTGATCCTGAAGCATCCAGTCCCCCGCGATTGA
- a CDS encoding alpha/beta fold hydrolase — translation MNIQDFRKRQQTLSLDGVINEPLNVAYTDVGDGEPLLLLHGIPTWSFLFHDVIDTLAQHYRVIAPDMIGYGYSDRRDHFDRSIEFQADFVERFLEHLGVESAHFVAHDIGGGVALILADRRPELVRSMVLSNSVAYDSWPVDEMLAMGHPRNAKMKPEEMTEKLVESFQFGLSRPERLTEEFKEGIVTPYQEREGIVSLVRNAASLNTNHTTPLTSRLGQMQQPTLLLWGEDDKWQPISTAEQLVKDMPNAELHPMKNCSHWVPQDNPEEFASATLEFLQRIPVAV, via the coding sequence ATGAATATTCAAGACTTTCGCAAACGTCAACAAACGCTTTCACTCGACGGCGTGATCAATGAACCACTGAATGTCGCTTACACCGATGTGGGCGACGGCGAACCACTTCTGTTGTTGCATGGGATTCCAACGTGGTCATTTTTATTCCACGATGTGATTGACACGCTCGCTCAGCATTACCGAGTGATCGCACCCGACATGATTGGCTATGGGTATTCCGACCGCCGCGACCATTTCGATCGTTCGATTGAATTTCAGGCTGACTTTGTGGAGCGTTTTCTAGAGCACTTGGGTGTCGAGAGCGCTCACTTTGTCGCTCACGACATTGGTGGCGGGGTGGCTTTGATTTTGGCGGACCGGCGACCTGAACTGGTTCGATCGATGGTGTTGTCCAACAGCGTTGCTTACGACAGTTGGCCCGTCGACGAGATGCTCGCGATGGGGCATCCTCGCAATGCGAAGATGAAACCCGAAGAGATGACCGAAAAGTTGGTCGAGAGTTTTCAGTTTGGTTTGTCGCGTCCAGAACGACTCACCGAGGAGTTCAAGGAAGGCATTGTGACGCCTTACCAAGAACGCGAAGGGATTGTGAGTTTGGTTCGCAACGCGGCGAGTCTGAACACGAACCACACGACTCCGCTGACCAGTCGTCTGGGCCAGATGCAGCAGCCCACGTTGTTGCTGTGGGGCGAGGATGACAAATGGCAACCGATCAGCACCGCGGAGCAGTTGGTCAAGGACATGCCCAACGCCGAGTTGCATCCGATGAAGAATTGCTCGCACTGGGTGCCGCAAGACAACCCGGAAGAGTTTGCCAGCGCGACCTTGGAGTTTCTGCAGCGGATTCCGGTTGCAGTCTGA
- a CDS encoding TetR/AcrR family transcriptional regulator — translation MSVEKESPRPLGRPRNFDPQQTLLAIVDVFWRLGYNQTSFRELEIATGEGRQSLVNAFGDKESIFEKAVQCYIDHRVKEVIDLLRGEGEPMDRIAKVVARWEADARAPDHRGCMLVNTGGEIGPKNAIIAGMMANSTQRLVDEFAKTYQEAMSSGAIAKKPLAITLARLTVAVGDGALLQARVSGDAAAAKQTLATLTELIGRR, via the coding sequence ATGTCTGTTGAAAAAGAATCACCACGACCGCTCGGTCGGCCTCGGAACTTTGATCCCCAGCAGACTCTGCTAGCGATTGTCGATGTGTTCTGGCGGTTGGGATACAACCAAACCAGCTTTCGCGAATTGGAAATTGCCACGGGCGAAGGACGCCAGAGTTTGGTGAACGCCTTCGGGGACAAGGAATCGATCTTTGAAAAAGCCGTTCAGTGCTACATCGATCACCGCGTCAAGGAAGTGATTGATCTGCTTCGCGGCGAGGGGGAGCCGATGGACCGAATCGCGAAAGTGGTGGCTCGGTGGGAAGCCGACGCGAGGGCGCCTGATCATCGCGGCTGCATGTTGGTCAACACAGGCGGCGAGATTGGCCCGAAAAATGCGATCATCGCTGGCATGATGGCAAACTCGACCCAACGTTTGGTGGACGAGTTTGCCAAGACCTATCAAGAGGCGATGAGTTCAGGTGCCATTGCAAAGAAACCGCTCGCGATCACGCTGGCTCGACTGACGGTCGCGGTTGGCGACGGGGCTTTGTTGCAAGCACGAGTCAGTGGCGACGCGGCTGCCGCGAAGCAAACGCTGGCGACGCTGACAGAATTGATTGGGCGTCGCTGA
- a CDS encoding peptidase M42: MKRSHDSLQGFLHLLRALIREPSVVGVEDAFFRVLRRELEEFPVTITRYHGLLVAQGSDPESNYLSAHVDRHGLLCTGPREFQYAAFIAGNRGELNGDSISEQFMELIAGRFRGQRVQAHTPYAGSYLGQGTITESFICPRRKNLIFDIDGLDFLQPGTPISFVDRLREEDGQISAQLDNVVSVAILIEMIRRGFRGTVFFTAGEECGRSYRYVAEWFQRFDLKTQRLIVLDTSPFPTPDDLNVQEVVLRNRDSVAEFEPAVTAELQRVCDQLKVTHRFKDEYVSELNKTREKQSSIGRTELGRLIDATSGDVSGTTLQLPTSSYHTQTETANLSSVEAVLKVLTRLTGASV, from the coding sequence ATGAAACGCTCCCACGACTCGCTTCAAGGTTTCCTGCATCTGCTTCGGGCACTCATTCGCGAACCCTCGGTCGTCGGCGTGGAAGACGCGTTCTTTCGCGTGTTGCGGCGTGAGCTGGAAGAATTCCCGGTCACGATCACGCGTTATCACGGGTTGCTGGTCGCGCAAGGCAGCGACCCAGAGAGCAATTACCTCTCGGCTCACGTGGATCGTCACGGACTGCTTTGCACCGGACCAAGGGAGTTTCAGTACGCGGCGTTCATTGCTGGGAACCGGGGGGAGCTGAACGGGGATTCCATTTCGGAACAGTTCATGGAACTGATCGCCGGTCGTTTTCGCGGCCAGCGGGTGCAAGCTCACACGCCCTACGCGGGATCTTATTTGGGTCAGGGCACGATCACGGAATCTTTCATCTGTCCGCGACGCAAGAACTTGATCTTCGACATCGATGGGCTGGACTTTCTTCAACCAGGGACGCCGATCTCGTTTGTGGATCGGTTGCGGGAAGAGGATGGTCAGATCTCAGCCCAGCTCGACAACGTTGTGTCCGTCGCGATTTTGATCGAGATGATTCGCCGGGGGTTTCGCGGCACAGTCTTCTTCACCGCGGGCGAAGAATGCGGGCGAAGTTATCGATACGTTGCGGAATGGTTCCAACGATTTGATTTGAAGACCCAACGTCTGATCGTGTTGGACACCAGTCCGTTTCCAACACCGGATGACTTGAACGTCCAGGAAGTGGTGCTTCGGAATCGGGATTCGGTGGCGGAGTTTGAGCCAGCCGTCACCGCGGAACTCCAGCGGGTCTGCGATCAGCTGAAGGTGACGCATCGCTTCAAAGACGAATACGTGAGCGAGCTGAACAAGACGCGTGAAAAGCAAAGCTCCATCGGCCGAACCGAGCTCGGACGCTTGATCGATGCGACCAGCGGCGATGTCAGTGGAACGACGCTGCAGTTGCCCACGTCTTCTTATCACACCCAAACTGAAACGGCCAATTTGTCGAGCGTGGAGGCGGTACTCAAAGTCTTGACGCGACTGACCGGTGCGAGTGTTTGA
- a CDS encoding RecQ family ATP-dependent DNA helicase, giving the protein MDLHPHLDRCFGFQSFRHGQREACESIVAGKDTIVLMPTGAGKSLCYQLPGILRDGVTLVVSPLISLAKDQAEHLKEAGQPTVVLNSTRTKKQIESARSKIAAGKVKFVLTTPERLQKTDICELLAGVGVGLMVVDEAHCVSQWGHDFRPDYLCLPSIRERLGNPPLAALTATASERTLDEVRCSLRMNDPTIVRTGIDRPNLRIEVVRCYSAEDKLKQLHRALEIEGLLERTEPAIVYCGTTKTADQLAKSFGGLCYHGKLRKAERAAAQEEFMNGGPSVMFATNAFGLGIDKQDLRQVIHVELPGSLESYYQEMGRAGRDGKRSRCTLLYDPADVDLRKMFAGGMMAASKIMTAHHTLVRGVHELGEDGQVALSKLAPISPLGRVTLKNCFQLLSSRGIVAPAGRGRWRLIVDELEHRVADRLEEATRVRSEDRQVALREMVEFAESSKCRWELLREHFGVSETTNADCLCDQCGAVAVASA; this is encoded by the coding sequence ATGGATCTCCACCCTCACCTCGATCGTTGCTTCGGGTTTCAATCCTTTCGTCACGGTCAACGCGAGGCGTGCGAGTCGATTGTGGCTGGCAAGGACACGATTGTGTTGATGCCAACCGGAGCAGGGAAAAGCCTGTGCTATCAACTTCCCGGGATCCTCCGCGATGGGGTGACGTTGGTCGTCAGCCCGTTGATTTCGCTTGCCAAAGATCAAGCGGAACATTTGAAAGAGGCTGGTCAGCCAACCGTGGTGCTCAACAGCACGCGTACAAAGAAGCAAATTGAGTCCGCCCGGTCAAAGATTGCCGCGGGAAAGGTCAAGTTCGTTCTCACGACACCGGAACGATTGCAGAAAACCGACATCTGCGAATTGCTCGCGGGTGTGGGAGTTGGATTGATGGTGGTCGACGAGGCGCACTGTGTTAGCCAATGGGGGCACGATTTTCGTCCAGATTATCTGTGCTTGCCATCCATTCGGGAGCGGTTGGGGAATCCGCCGTTGGCTGCGCTCACCGCGACCGCATCGGAACGAACGCTGGATGAGGTCCGGTGCTCGCTGCGTATGAACGATCCCACCATTGTTCGAACTGGAATCGACCGGCCCAACCTGCGGATCGAAGTTGTTCGTTGCTATTCGGCGGAAGACAAACTGAAACAGTTGCATCGTGCGCTCGAGATCGAAGGTCTGCTGGAACGCACCGAGCCGGCGATTGTCTATTGCGGAACGACCAAGACGGCGGACCAGCTGGCGAAGTCCTTCGGTGGATTGTGCTACCACGGCAAACTGCGAAAGGCTGAACGTGCTGCCGCTCAAGAGGAGTTCATGAACGGGGGGCCAAGTGTGATGTTTGCGACCAACGCGTTTGGGCTGGGCATCGACAAGCAAGATCTACGTCAAGTCATTCATGTCGAGTTGCCAGGTTCGTTGGAGTCGTACTACCAAGAGATGGGGCGAGCGGGGAGGGATGGCAAGCGATCGCGTTGCACGCTGTTGTACGATCCCGCAGATGTGGACCTGCGAAAAATGTTTGCGGGCGGGATGATGGCGGCGAGCAAGATCATGACGGCGCATCACACCTTGGTTCGCGGCGTCCACGAGCTGGGCGAAGATGGCCAGGTGGCGTTGTCGAAGCTGGCACCGATCAGTCCGCTCGGCCGCGTCACCTTGAAGAACTGTTTTCAGTTGTTGTCTTCTCGGGGCATCGTCGCTCCGGCCGGACGGGGAAGATGGCGTTTGATCGTGGACGAGCTTGAGCACCGTGTCGCGGATCGCTTGGAGGAAGCGACTCGAGTGAGATCCGAGGATCGTCAGGTGGCCTTGCGTGAGATGGTCGAGTTTGCCGAGTCATCGAAGTGTCGTTGGGAATTGCTCCGTGAGCATTTCGGCGTCAGCGAAACGACGAACGCGGATTGTCTTTGTGATCAGTGCGGAGCCGTCGCGGTTGCGAGTGCGTGA
- a CDS encoding SDR family oxidoreductase: MTESSSRSERILICGATGYVGGRLARRLLEEGYRVTCLVRSPEKLTKFSWGQHERLTVVQGELEDTEATRRALENIDFAYYLVHSMQSAKGEYAQRDRELATGFRDTAQDSSCRRIIYLGGLGELGADLSEHLDSRHEVGEILQSGRVPTTVFRAAMIIGSGSASFETLRYLVERLPIMVTPKWVKTETQPVAIRDVLRYLVACLSVDETTGRTLDIGGPDVMSYRDVMQVMAKKLKLRRRIILPVPVLTPYLSSLWIGLVTPVSSSIARPLSEGLKNRTVCRNDDAVRWMPGDCLGIEAAIEAALSKTQHGEIETRWSTAGKIPGDPDWSGGTTLTDRRETTVQASVEQTFAEIRSIGGANGYWGAGFLWRIRGWMDQAIGGPGLRRGRRHPRDLHYGEAVDFWRVTKLIPNERLTLRAEMKLPGEAELDFQLEPSSPETTQVVMTARFRPKGLLGLAYWYAVLPLHSLVFPVMLRGIAKKVRG, from the coding sequence ATGACCGAATCTTCTTCTCGCAGCGAACGCATCTTGATTTGCGGAGCCACGGGCTACGTCGGAGGGCGGCTGGCCAGACGGCTGCTGGAAGAGGGCTACCGGGTGACTTGCCTGGTTCGAAGTCCCGAAAAGCTGACCAAGTTTTCGTGGGGGCAACACGAGCGTCTCACGGTTGTCCAAGGCGAACTGGAAGACACCGAGGCCACCCGGCGTGCTCTCGAAAACATCGACTTCGCGTACTACCTCGTGCATTCGATGCAGTCCGCCAAAGGCGAATACGCTCAGCGAGACCGTGAACTGGCGACTGGGTTCCGCGACACCGCCCAAGATTCTTCGTGTCGTCGAATCATCTATCTCGGTGGTCTGGGCGAGTTGGGTGCCGACCTTTCGGAACACCTCGACAGTCGCCACGAAGTCGGTGAAATCCTGCAATCCGGCCGCGTGCCCACCACCGTGTTCCGCGCCGCGATGATCATCGGCTCCGGGTCCGCCTCCTTTGAAACGCTGCGTTACCTGGTGGAGCGTTTGCCGATCATGGTCACGCCCAAATGGGTCAAAACGGAAACCCAGCCCGTCGCGATTCGTGACGTCCTCCGCTACCTCGTCGCTTGCTTGAGTGTGGACGAAACCACCGGCCGCACGTTGGACATTGGCGGCCCGGATGTCATGTCGTATCGCGACGTGATGCAGGTGATGGCAAAGAAGCTGAAACTGCGTCGACGAATCATCCTCCCCGTTCCCGTCTTGACGCCCTACCTGAGCAGTCTGTGGATCGGGTTGGTCACGCCGGTCAGCAGCAGCATTGCCCGACCACTCTCAGAAGGCTTGAAGAACCGAACGGTTTGCCGGAATGACGATGCCGTGCGATGGATGCCCGGTGACTGCCTGGGAATCGAAGCGGCCATCGAGGCGGCTCTCAGCAAAACGCAGCATGGCGAGATCGAAACGCGTTGGTCGACCGCAGGCAAAATCCCGGGCGATCCAGATTGGTCCGGGGGAACGACCCTGACCGATCGCCGCGAAACCACCGTCCAAGCTTCTGTCGAGCAAACCTTTGCGGAGATTCGGTCGATCGGTGGAGCCAATGGCTATTGGGGCGCCGGGTTCCTCTGGCGAATTCGCGGCTGGATGGATCAAGCGATCGGTGGCCCTGGTCTCCGACGTGGCCGCCGCCACCCTCGTGATCTGCATTACGGCGAAGCGGTCGATTTCTGGCGAGTCACCAAACTGATCCCCAACGAACGACTGACCTTGCGAGCCGAGATGAAGCTGCCCGGCGAAGCAGAACTCGACTTCCAATTGGAACCGTCCTCGCCGGAAACGACGCAGGTCGTCATGACAGCGAGGTTCCGTCCCAAAGGTCTGCTGGGGCTGGCGTATTGGTACGCGGTCTTGCCGCTGCACAGCTTGGTCTTCCCGGTCATGCTTCGCGGGATCGCGAAAAAGGTTCGGGGGTGA
- a CDS encoding Shedu immune nuclease family protein, with protein sequence MARLHDPNCNPADDLVISEEFPNCVAVDLLPSLSKWQMSSGPDKTDADRTKAKRQILLVNGQDNFVEISPINTLAGHERFFERKYERLVSLVLDGFDFDTPKSPVEVVSLLEEFPAGFIKDYEYGLGLVKDYQSIIFAVEEIPDVESLVISKTEPTGLHDYGLVISFDEFEELRKAINRITENYRSEARQDRDILVHNKILTKLDPEKFPARKRGLKKGVIHKFVSSTSFAERPSRRDSEAIVELVINNQKAIHSVSRKRVIELQQDIELMNLEWLISEVDKLLARKSSEGDWQGLLSDNPYLLSLVFGYPILKIQDQASVGGRTITGSGDKITDFLVKNRLTQNSALVEIKKPSTKILRSAEYRAGLYSPSHEFAGSIGQLLDQKYKFQREIASIKENAGLYDIETFMVDCVLIIGTTPESRVERKSFELIRHNSRDVSIFTFDELAAKLKDIHSLLSPSEEGR encoded by the coding sequence ATGGCGAGACTCCATGATCCGAACTGCAATCCCGCAGATGATCTGGTCATTAGCGAAGAGTTCCCAAACTGTGTTGCAGTTGATCTTCTGCCTTCGCTCAGCAAGTGGCAAATGTCTTCGGGCCCAGACAAGACTGACGCAGACCGTACAAAAGCCAAACGTCAGATCCTTCTCGTAAACGGACAGGACAACTTCGTAGAAATCTCACCCATCAACACTCTTGCTGGCCATGAACGCTTTTTCGAAAGAAAGTACGAGCGATTAGTGTCACTAGTACTCGATGGATTCGATTTTGATACGCCTAAATCACCAGTCGAAGTTGTTTCTTTGCTCGAGGAGTTCCCCGCAGGTTTCATCAAAGACTACGAGTACGGTTTGGGGCTAGTCAAGGATTACCAGAGTATTATTTTTGCCGTGGAGGAAATTCCGGACGTTGAAAGTCTCGTCATTAGTAAGACAGAGCCGACGGGGCTACATGACTACGGATTGGTAATTTCCTTTGATGAATTCGAGGAGTTGAGAAAAGCGATCAACAGGATTACCGAGAATTATCGGTCCGAAGCGAGACAGGATCGAGACATTCTCGTCCACAACAAGATCCTCACGAAATTGGATCCCGAGAAATTCCCCGCACGAAAGAGGGGCCTGAAAAAAGGAGTCATTCACAAATTTGTTTCGTCAACATCGTTTGCAGAGCGGCCATCCAGACGCGATTCAGAAGCGATTGTCGAACTGGTCATTAACAACCAAAAAGCGATCCATTCGGTGAGTCGAAAAAGAGTGATTGAGCTACAGCAAGACATCGAGCTGATGAATTTGGAGTGGCTTATCTCTGAGGTTGACAAGCTATTGGCACGCAAGTCGTCAGAGGGAGACTGGCAGGGATTATTGTCTGACAATCCATATCTTTTGTCGCTTGTCTTTGGGTATCCGATTCTAAAGATCCAAGATCAGGCGTCGGTTGGAGGACGTACGATCACTGGTTCAGGTGACAAGATAACGGATTTTTTGGTGAAGAATCGATTGACTCAGAATTCTGCACTCGTTGAAATCAAGAAGCCAAGCACTAAGATTCTGAGGTCTGCTGAATATCGTGCTGGTCTCTATTCTCCGTCACATGAGTTTGCCGGGTCAATTGGTCAGTTGCTTGACCAAAAGTACAAATTCCAGAGAGAGATTGCTTCGATAAAGGAAAATGCTGGACTCTATGACATCGAAACATTTATGGTCGATTGTGTCTTGATAATCGGTACAACACCCGAGTCACGAGTTGAGCGAAAGTCGTTTGAGCTTATAAGACACAATTCGCGGGACGTCAGCATCTTTACATTTGATGAGTTGGCAGCAAAACTAAAAGATATCCACTCACTTTTGAGTCCAAGCGAAGAAGGAAGATAG
- a CDS encoding thioredoxin family protein, with product MNDQDYELPSVETMDPRPLPKPLFHFWRCFWLTFLVVSLGYAWHCFYVPANEIAWAKDYASAKRHAAKADKPILLSFTANWCVPCRVMKRQVWADSQVMELVNAEFVPVAIDVGDPENAEIMADYGIESSPVTIVCDSQGKTLDWRAGGISKPVFLELLDSSHSLRVNNK from the coding sequence ATGAACGATCAAGACTACGAGCTTCCATCCGTTGAGACGATGGATCCACGCCCGCTGCCAAAGCCCCTGTTTCATTTTTGGCGTTGCTTCTGGCTGACGTTCCTTGTTGTTTCACTGGGCTATGCTTGGCATTGCTTCTACGTTCCCGCGAACGAGATCGCTTGGGCGAAAGACTACGCTTCGGCGAAGCGGCATGCAGCCAAGGCCGACAAACCGATCCTGCTCTCTTTCACTGCCAACTGGTGTGTTCCCTGCCGCGTCATGAAACGCCAAGTCTGGGCCGATTCCCAGGTGATGGAGTTGGTCAATGCGGAGTTTGTCCCGGTGGCGATTGACGTGGGCGATCCGGAAAACGCCGAGATCATGGCGGACTACGGGATCGAAAGTTCTCCCGTCACCATTGTCTGCGACTCACAAGGGAAAACGCTGGATTGGCGAGCAGGAGGAATCAGCAAACCGGTCTTCCTCGAATTGCTTGATTCGTCGCATTCGTTACGCGTGAACAACAAGTGA
- a CDS encoding SOUL family heme-binding protein has product MSRRKFMSGAIVAALVTAGVFVLSRTTRAGYESAEYKVVESDGEFEIREYPDLMLVATKTKIDAQGRDGSFMKLFRYISGANESEQKISMTTPVFMENDKADSEVQMGFVMPKEVAVEGVPSPTGPDVDVRKRTGGRFAVIRFAGKLDKKLAQESEAKLRAWMETKGLTAAVNDDTDSSETSGVEAASYDPPFTPAPLRRNEVLIRLK; this is encoded by the coding sequence ATGTCCCGTCGAAAATTCATGTCCGGTGCGATCGTTGCGGCTCTGGTCACTGCCGGAGTGTTTGTGTTGAGCCGAACCACGCGAGCGGGTTACGAATCGGCGGAATACAAAGTCGTCGAGTCCGACGGTGAGTTCGAAATTCGCGAGTACCCCGACCTGATGCTGGTCGCCACGAAGACCAAGATCGATGCTCAGGGCCGCGACGGCAGCTTCATGAAGCTGTTTCGTTACATCTCAGGAGCCAACGAATCGGAGCAGAAAATTTCCATGACCACGCCCGTCTTCATGGAAAACGACAAGGCGGATTCGGAAGTCCAGATGGGATTTGTGATGCCCAAGGAAGTCGCGGTGGAAGGCGTTCCCTCGCCGACCGGTCCCGATGTGGATGTCCGCAAACGAACCGGCGGACGCTTTGCCGTGATCCGATTCGCTGGCAAATTGGACAAGAAATTGGCCCAAGAATCCGAAGCCAAACTACGAGCCTGGATGGAAACCAAGGGTCTGACGGCAGCCGTCAACGACGACACCGATTCGAGTGAAACCAGCGGAGTCGAAGCCGCATCGTACGATCCTCCCTTCACCCCCGCTCCCCTGCGTCGCAACGAAGTCTTGATCCGACTGAAGTAG